The DNA region TCTACTACCGCCAGCGGCGCCAGGGCTCGATCCTGCACAGCACCAGCCGCAAGCACTTCGACGTGTTCGACCAGTACGACCTGGTCTTCAAGTTCCTCGACGAGAACCCGCAGTTCGACGAGTACCGGGGCGCGCTGTACGAGCGGATGGTCAACCACTTCCGGGTGGTCGACGTCTCCCCCGGCCGGCTCCCCGACGACGCGCGCGCCGAGTTCCGCGAGCGCTGGGCCGAGGCCGAGGGCCGGCTCCGTCCGGCGGGCGTGCCGGCCGCGCCGAAGGGCAAGGGCCAGATGATCCCGGCGAAGCACCGGGAGAAGGCCCGCAAGACGGTCCGCTCGCTCCGGGCGAAGAAGTCCGTGCCGGCGAAGCTGAAGAAGAAGCTGCGCAAGCGCGTGCTGCAGGCCTACTACCGGGCCCAGCGGATGCTGCCGGTCCAGCAGGACGTCGCCGTGTTCGCGGCGTACTGGAACGGCTCGTACTCCTGCAACCCGGCGGCGATCCACGAGAAGATGAAGGAACTCGCCCCCGGCATGAAGGCGGTGTGGGTCCTCAAGAACGACGCCACCAGCCGTCCGCCGAAGGGCGTGCCGACCGTGCACCCGGGCTCGCTCGGGTTCTGGAAGGCGATGGCCCGCGGCAAGTACTTCGTCAACAACGTGAACTTCCCGCCGTCCGTGGTCAAGCGCGAGGGCCAGGTGCACCTCCAGACCCACCACGGCACCCCGCTCAAGCGCATGGGCGTCGACCTGGCCGAGTACCCGGTCGGCCGGCGCGGCATGAACCTGGTCCGGCTGATGGACCGGGTGGACCGCTGGGACTACAGCCTCACGTCCAACAGCTTCTCCACCGCCGCCTGGGACCGTGCCTACCCCTCGTTCTACGAGGCGCTCGAGTACGGCTACCCGCGCAACGACCAGCTGGTCAACGCGTCGGCGGCGGACGTGGCCGCGGCCCGCAAGAAGCTCGGCATCGCCGAGGGCACCCAGGTGATCCTCTACACGCCGACGCACCGCGACTACCACGACGCCCCCAAGCAGATGCTGGACCTGGAGAAGTTCGCCGAGACCCTCGGCTCCGAGTTCACCCTGCTGGTGCGCGCGCACTACTTCTACGACCAGAGCCTGCTGGCCGCCGGTTCGACCGGCAGCGCGCGGTTGGTCGACGTGAGCAGCCACCCCTCGGTCGAGGAGCTGTACCTCGCCGCGGACTGCCTGCTCACCGACTACTCGTCGGTGATGTTCGACTACGCGAACCTCGACCGTCCGGTCGTGATCTACGCGAACGACTGGGAGGTGTACCGCACGACCCGCGGCACCTACTTCGACGTCACCGTCGACTCCCCCGGTCTGACCGTGCAGACCGAGGAGGAGCTCCTGGAGGTCTTCACCTCGGGCCGCTGGAACGGTCCCGAGTCGGACGCGGCCCGCGCCGAGTTCCGCAAGACCTTCTGCGAGTTCGACGACGGCCGGGCGGCCGAGCGCGTGGTCCGCAAGGTGTTCCTCGGCCAGGACGAGGTGCCGCCGGTGCTGCCGATCGGCGAGCGTCCGGTGCCGCCGCGCCCCGGGCAGCAGCCGCTGGCCGAGGTGGCCAGGCCGCGTGACCGAGAGACCGTCTGAACCGACTAGTCTGTTCGACTGTCCCGAACGTCCAACCACGATGCCCAGCGGAGCCGAGTTTGAAACTCCCGCGCAACGCCTTCCTCAGCAAGCAGTGGAAGAGAATCCCGGAGAAGCGCCGACTGCCCGTGGCGGTCTTCGCCACGACGCAGTTTCTCTTCCTGCTGTGGTGGGCGGCGTTCTTCCCCGGAGCGCTGAGCTACGACTCGATCACCTACGTGTGGCACGTCACGACGAACCACTGGGAGTCGAACCACTCGGTGGTCTACGACTCGCTGGTGTGGCTGTCGCTGAACACCACCGGTGATCTGTGGATCCTGACGCTGGCGCAGACCGTCGCGATGTCGGCGGCGCTCGCCTACTGCTCCGTCACCCTGCGCGCGTGGGGTGTCCGGCAGCGGTGGGCGGCCGTCGCCGCGAGCGTGCCGGCGCTGCTGCCGCCGACGGCGGTCTTCGTGATCTTCGTCTGGAAGGACGTGCCGTTCGTCATCGGCGCGGTCCTCGCCTTCGGCGCGGCGGGCCGGCTCGCGGCCCGTCGGGCCCGGGGCCGGCAGGCCGTCCGCGACAGGGAGTTCTACCGCACGGTCGGCCTGCTCTTCCTGGGCTTCCTGTCGCTCGCACTGTTCCGCAACAACGGCATCCTGGTCGGCGTCGTCGCGGCGCCGATCCTGCTGATCGCGCTGCCGTCGATGCGGAAGTGGGTGCTCGCGGCGACCGCCGTGCCGGTGCTGATCTTCGGTCTGCTGACCGCCGTGATCTACCCGGCGGCCGGCGTGAAGACGCCGCCGAAGGACGCGGTGTACGCCTTCTTCTACGCGGACATCGCGGTCGCGTACGGGCAGCGCCCGGGCTTCTTCACCAAGGAGGACAAGGCGCTGATGTCCAGCATCGCGCCGTTGTCCCACTGGAAGGGCCGCGCCGCGAACTGCTACAACGCGGACTGGGCGATGGAGTCCCCGCCGATGAACCGGCCGCTCGCGGCGGAGCGCAACGACGAGCTGATGGCCCTGTGGAAGCGGGTCATGAAGCGCACGCCGGACCTGGTCATCGGGGCGCGGGTGTGCCGGGCGCACATCGCGTGGGCGATCTTCCCGGGCCCGAAGGAGCTGCGGGCGAACACGCTGCTGAGTGACCCGCAGACGTCGAAGACGCTGTTCTCGTACCTCAAGTGGAACGACGACATCAAGCACAGCGAGTACCGGCCGAAGCTGAAGATCCGGCCGCTGTCGGAGCCGCTGCACAAGGTCGCGGACTTCTCGTGGCGCGCGTTCAAGGTGCCGCAGCTGCAGTGGCTGCTGTTCCGCGGGGCGATCTGGTGCTACGCGTCGTACCTGATCGTGCTGCTGTACCGCCGCCGCACCAAGCTGAAGGGCACGCTGGCCCTGGTCTCCGTGACGCTGGGCCTCCAGCTGACGGTCCTGGCCGCGAACCCGGCGCCGCTGTGGCGCTACATGATCGGCCCGATCTTCCTCGGCATCCTGCTGCTCCCGCTCCTCCGCGCGAAGCCGAACTTCGGCCCGACCCCGGACCCGGAGCCCTCGCAGCCCACCGAGTCCCAGCGCGAAAACCCCGACTCGGACCCGGAGCCCGTTCCGACCCCGGTCGCCTGACGACCTGACGGATGTACGCAAAGGGGCCCGGCCTCCTCGTGAGAGGAGGCCGGGCCCCTTTAGTGCGCCTTAGAACGGGTTGAACTCGTCGAACTCGCGCTGCGCGTCGTCCCGCTCGGCGTCCCGGTCGCGGCGGCGCTGGGCGGCCGGACGAGGGGCTTCCAGACGGTGGTCCTCGCCGCGGCGGCCGAGCATTTCGGCGCCGGAGACCATGGAGGGCTCCCAGTCGAAGACGACCGCGTTGTCCTCGGGGCCGATGGCGACGCCGTCGCCGGCGCGGGCGCCGGCCTTCATGAGCTCGTCCTCGACGCCGAGGCGGTTGAGGCGGTCCGCGAGGTAGCCGACGGCCTCGTCGTTGTTGAAGTCGGTCTGGCGGACCCAGCGCTCGGGCTTCTCGCCGCGCACGCGGTACAGGTCCTCGTGCTCCTCGTAGGTGACGGTGAAGCCGGCGTCGTCGACCGCCTTCGGGCGGATGACGATCCGGGTCGCCTCCTCCTTCGGCTTGGCCGCGCGGGCCTTCGCGACGATGTCGGCGATCGCGTAGGAGAGCTCCTTGAGGCCCGTACGGGCGACCGCGGAGATCTCGAAGACGCGGTAGCCGCGCTCCTCCAGGTCCGGGCGGATCATGTCCGCGAGGTCCTTGCCGTCCGGGACGTCGATCTTGTTGAGGACGACGATGCGCGGGCGGTCGCCGAGGCCGCCGTACTGCGTCAGCTCCTCCTCGATCGCGTCCAGGTCGCTGACCGGGTCCCGGTCGGACTCCAGGGTCGCGGTGTCGAGGACGTGCACCAGGACCGAGCAGCGCTCGACGTGGCGCAGGAACTCCAGGCCCAGGCCGCGGCCCTGGCTGGCGCCGGGGATGAGGCCGGGGACGTCGGCGATGGTGTAGACGGTCGAGCCGGCCGTGACCACGCCGAGGTTGGGGACGAGCGTCGTGAAGGGGTAGTCCGCGATCTTCGGCTTGGCGGCCGAGAGGACGGAGATCAGCGACGACTTGCCGGCGCTCGGGTAGCCGACGAGCGCCACGTCGGCGACCGTCTTCAGCTCCAGGACGATGTCCTGGAGGTCGCCGGGCTCGCCGAGCAGCGCGAAGCCGGGGGCCTTGCGGCGGGCCGAGGACAGCGCCGCGTTGCCGAGGCCGCCGCGGCCGCCCTGGGCCGCCACGTAGGTGGTGCCCTCGCCGACCAGGTCGGCGAGCACATTGCCCTTCTTGTCGAGGATGACGGTGCCGTCGGGCACGGTCAGGACCAGGTCCTGACCGTCCTTGCCCGCGCGGTTGCCGCCCTCACCGGGCTTGCCGTTGGTGGCCTTGCGGTGCGGCGAGTGGTGGTACTCGAGGAGCGTGGTCACCGACTGGTCCACCGTGAGGATCACATCGCCGCCACGGCCGCCGTTGCCGCCGTCCGGGCCGCCGAGCGGCTTGAACTTCTCCCGGTGGACGGAGGCGCAGCCGTGGCCTCCGTTACCCGCGGCGACGTGCAGCTCGACGCGGTCCACGAAGGTGGTCATGGTTGGGCCTCCAGAGAGCTAAAGCTATGGGTGGGAATGTCTATCTAGTAACACGCGAAAGGCGGACCCGCTTCCCTTACGGGAAGTGAGGTCCGCCTCCGCCAAGCTGTTCCGATCAGGCGACCGGAACGATGTTCACGACCTTGCGGCCACGGAAGGTGCCGAACTGCACCGAACCGGCCTGCAGGGCGAACAGCGTGTCGTCGCCACCGCGACCGACACCCGAGCCCGGGTGGAAGTGGGTGCCGCGCTGGCGGACCAGGATCTCACCCGCGTTGACGACCTGACCGCCGAAGCGCTTCACGCCGAGCCGCTGGGCGTTGGAATCGCGACCGTTCCGGGTGGACGATGCGCCCTTCTTGTGTGCCATTGCTCAGTCCCTCTTTACTTCGCGGCCGTCGGGATGGACGTGACCTTGATCGCCGTGTACTGCTGACGGTGACCCTGGCGACGGCGGTAGCCGGTCTTGTTCTTGTAGCGCAGGATGTCGATCTTGGCGCCCTTGGTGTGGTCCACGACCTCGGCCTGGACCTTGATGCCCGCCAGGACCCACGGGTCGCTGGTCACGGCGTCGCCGTCGACGACGAGCAGGGTCGAGAGCTCGACCGTGTCGCCAGCCTTGGCGGTGGAAATCTTGTCAACCTCAACGATGTCGCCGACAGCAACCTTGTGCTGGCGACCACCGCTGCGCACGATGGCGTACACGCGGATCTCTCTCTCACTCGGTAAAGGGACCTCTGACGCCAGCCGCCTGCCCTGACGGACCGCGGCCTCTCCCGGCGTGAGCTGGGAGGAAGGTGCTCAGAGGTGGTGGCGTGCCAGTCGACACGCCGACGGTCTAGGTTACGGGCGGGCCCCGGAAGGGGTCAAATCCCGGTCGAAGTGTCAGACGGTGCCGGCGCTCGCGTCCGTCTCGGCGACGAAGCCCTTGAGCCAGGCGCGGAAGTCCGGGCCCAGGTCCTCGCGCTCGCAGGCGAGGCGCACGATGGCGCGCAGGTAGTCGCCGCGGTCACCGGTGTCGTAGCGGCGGCCCTTGAAGACCACGCCGTGCACCGGCCCGCCGAGCCGCTGGTCGGCGGCCATCTTCTGCAGGGCGTCGGTCAGCTGGATCTCGCCGCCGCGGCCCGGCTCGGTCCCGCTCAGCACGTCGAAGACGGCCGGGTCGAGGACGTAGCGGCCGATGATCGCGTAGTTGCTGGGCGCCTCGGCCGGGTCCGGCTTCTCGACCAGGCCGGTGATGCGCACGACGTCGGCGTCGGCGGACGGCTCGACGGCGGCGCAGCCGTACAGGTGGATCTGCGCCGGGTCGACCTCCATGAGGGCGACGACGCTGCCGCCCTGCTCGGCGAGGACCTCCAGCATCCGGGCGAGCAGCGGGTCGCGCGGGTCGATCAGGTCGTCGCCGAGGAGCACCGCGAAGGGCTCGTCGCCGACGTGCGGCTGCGCGCACAGCACGGCGTGGCCGAGGCCGCGCGGGTCGCCCTGGCGCACGTAGTGCATGGTGGCGAGCTCGCTGGACTCCTGGACCCGGGCCAGGCGCTCCTCGTCGCCCTTGCGGACGAGCGCCTCCTCCAGCTCGTAGTTCCGGTCGAAGTGGTCCTCGAGCGGGCGCTTGTTGCGGCCCGTGATCATCAGGACGTCCGACAGCCCGGCCGAGACCGCCTCCTCCACCACGTACTGGATGGCCGGCTTGTCGACGACCGGCAGCATCTCCTTCGGCGTCGCCTTGGTGGCGGGCAGGAAGCGCGTGCCGAGACCGGCGGCGGGGATGACGGCCTTGCGCACGCGGGGAGCGGGGGTGTTGTTCATCGGGCTGGGTTTCCTGATTCCGATCCTGGGTGAATGCCGTGTGGACCGTCCTCGGCGGGAGGACGGTCCACACGGGTCGCGTCGGGGACTGGGTCAGTCCTGCGCGGGAGCGGCGGTCTTCTTGGCCGCCTTCTTGGCGGTCGTCTTCTTCGCCGCGGTCTTCTTGGCCGCCGTCTTCTTGGTGGCGGCCTTCTTCGCGGTGGCCTTCTTGGCGGTCTTGCGGGCCGCCTTCTTGGCCGGGGCGGGAGCCTCGGTCTCGGCGGCCCCCTCCGCGGCCTCCTCCGCGCTCTCCGCCGGCTCGGCCGGGAGCGCGGACGCCACGACGACCACGGCGGCCTCCTCGGCACCGGTCGGCGGACCGGCCGGAGCGGTGGCCTTGCGGACCACCCGGCGGCGGGCCCGCGGCGGGGCGGCCACGGGGGCCTCCTCGACGACCGGCTCGGCGACGGGCTCGGCAACCGGCTCGACGGTCTCGGCCGGGGCCTCCTCGGTCACGACCGGCGCCTCGACGACGGCCTCGGGGGCCGGCGCGGAGACCTTACGGGTAGCACGGCGGCGGGTACGAGGCGCCGGGGCGGCCTCCTCCTCGGCGACGGGCTCGGCAACGGGCGCGACGACCGGCTCGGGCGCCGCGACGGGCTCCTCGGCCTTCGGCTCCGCCTTGGGCTCCGGTACGACGACCTCGTAGGTCTCCGTCTCGGTGACCGCCGGGGAGGCGACGGGCGCGGACACCCGGCGGGTCGCCCGGCGACGGCCGCGACCGCGCGTGGCGGCGGCCTCGGCCTCGGCGGCGCTGCCGTACAGCTCCTCGTCCGCGGCGATCGGCTCGGGCAGAGCCACCGGGGCGGCGAGCTCGGCGGCGACCTCGGCCTCGGTCTCGGCCTCCGTCGGCTCCGTCTCGGCGTGCTCGTGCTCGTGCTCGTGGACGTGCTCGGCGCCGCCGCGGCCGCGCTTCTTCGAGCGCTTGCCGCCGCCACCGCCACCGTGGGTGGCGGGCTGCTCCATGTGGACGATGACACCGCGGCCGTTGCAGTGGACGCAGGTCTCGGAGAAGGACTCCAGGAGGCCCTGGCCGACCCGCTTGCGGGTCATCTGGACCAGGCCGAGCGAGGTGACCTCGGCCACCTGGTGCTTGGTCCGGTCGCGGCCCAGGCACTCCAGGAGGCGGCGCAGCACCAGGTCGCGGTTGGACTCCAGGACCATGTCGATGAAGTCGATGACGACGATGCCGCCGAGGTCGCGCAGCCGCAGCTGGCGCACGATCTCCTCGGCCGCCTCCAGGTTGTTCCTGGTGACGGTCTCCTCGAGGTTGCCGCCCTGGCCGGTGAACTTGCCGGTGTTGACGTCGACGACGACCATCGCCTCGGTCTTGTCGATCACCAGCGAGCCGCCGGACGGCAGCCAGACCTTGCGGTCGAGCGCCTTCATCAGCTGCTCGTCGATCCGGTACGTCGCGAAGACGTCGACCTCGCTGGTCCACTTGGACAGGCGGTCCGACAGGTCCGGGGCGACGTGGTTCACGTAGCCGTGGATGGTCTCCCAGGCGTCCTCGCCGCTGACGATGACCTTGGAGAAGTCCTCGTTGAAGATGTCGCGGACGACCCGGACGGTCATGTCCGGCTCGCCGTAGAGCAGGCTCGGCGCGGAGGTCGAGATCTGGGTGGCCTTCTTCTGGATGTCGGCCCACTGCGCCTGCAGGCGCTCGACGTCGCGGCGCAGCTCGTCCTCGCTCGCGCCCTCGGCGGCGGTGCGCACGATGACGCCCGCGTCCTCGGGGACGATCTTCTTGAGGATGGTCTTCAGACGCGCGCGCTCGGTGTCCGGGAGCTTGCGGCTGATGCCGGTCATGGAGCCCTCGGGCACGTACACGAGGTAGCGGCCCGGCAGGGAGACCTGGCTGGTCAGGCGGGCGCCCTTGTGGCCGATCGGGTCCTTGGTGACCTGCACCAGGACCGACTGGCCGGACTTGAGGGCGGCCTCGATGCGGCGCGGGCCGTTGCCCATGCCGAGCGCCTCGAAGTTGACCTCTCCGGCGTACAGGACGGCGTTGCGGCCCTTGCCGATGTCGACGAACGCGGCCTCCATCGACGGCAGCACGTTCTGGACCTTGCCCAGGTAGACGTTGCCGACGTACGAGGTGGCCTGCTCCTTGTTGACGTAGTGCTCGACGAGCACGTTGTCCTCGAGGACGCCGATCTGGGTGCGCTCGCCGTTCTGGCGGACGACCATGACGCGCTCGACGGCCTCGCGGCGGGCCAGGAACTCGGCCTCGGTGATGATCGGGACGCGGCGGCGGCCCTGCTCGCGGCCCTCGCGGCGGCGCTGCTTCTTGGCCTCCAGACGGGTGGAGCCCTTGATGGACTGCACCTCGTCGGACGGCTCGGCCTTCTCGCGGGCCGGGCGGGGCTCGCGGACCTTGACGACCGTGCGGACGCCGTCCTCGTCGGCGGCCTCGGCCTCACCGGCGGCGTCGCTGCGGCGACGGCGGCGGCGACGGCGGCGGGAGCTGCTGGAGCCGCCCGCGGCGCCCTCGGCCTCGGTGTCCTCCTCGGACTCCTCCGCCTCCTCGGCCTCGGTCTCCTCGGCGTGGAACTCCTCGCCCTCCTCGGACTCGGTGTCCTCGGCCTCGGCGAGCTCACCGCGGCGCCGGCGGCGGCCACCACGACGACGGCGGCGGGACGGCCGGTCCTCGTACTCGTCGGTCTCCTCGGCCTCGCCCTCGACCTCGGCCTCCGCCTCGGGGGTGGACTCGACCTCGGGCTCGTCGGCGACGGTGGCCGGGACCGGCTCGACGGCGACGGGCTCGCCGCGGCGGCGGCGACGGCGGCGGGAGCGCGGGGACTCCTCGGCCTCGACGGCCTCGACGACCGGCGCGACGGTCTCGGCCTCGGCGGTCTCCTCCTCCGGCTCCTCCTCGACGACCTCGGCCGCGGCCATGGCGGCGGCGGTCTCCGGGGTCTGGAACATCGGCTCGGTGAAGACCGGGGCCTGGAAGACGGCGACGGCCGGGCGGGCGGCGCGGCGGCCGCGCGGGGCCTCCTCGGCCTCCTTGGCCTCCTTGGCCGGGGCGGCCTCGGTGCCGGCGGTGAACTGCGGCGAGGACGCGCGGCGGCGGGTGCGGCCGCGGGTGGCGGCCTGCTCGGCGGCGACGACCTCGGCGGTGTGCGAGGCGATCTCCTCGACGGTGTCCTCGGGCAGGCCCTCGCCGGAGGTCTCCGCGGCGATCTCGGCGGCGACGTCCGCGGTCACGGCCTCGACCGGGGCGGGCGCGGTGGCCTTACGGGTGGCCCGGCGGCGGGTACGGGGCGCCGGAGCGGCCTCGACCTCGGCGGCCGGCTCCTCGGCCGGGGCCACGGCCTCGACAGCCTCGGGGGCCGGAGCGGCGGTGGCGCGCGTGGCGCGACGGCGGGTACGGGGCGCCGGAGCGGCCTCGGGCTCGGCGGCGGGCTCCTCGGCCGGGGGGGCACGGCCTCGGCGGCCTCAGGGGCCGGGGCGGCGGTGGCACGCGTGGCGCGACGGCGGCGGGTGCGCGGGGCCGGGGCGGCCTCGGGCTCGGCGGCCGGCTCCGCCACTGGTGCGGCGGCCTCGGCCTCGGCCGGGGCGGGGGTGGTCTCGGGCGCGGTGGCCTTGCGGGTGGCGCGGCGGCGGGTGCGGGGGGCCGGAGCGGCCTCCTCGACCGGCGCGGCCTCGGCCACGGGCGCGGCGACCGGCGTGGTCTCCACGATCTCGGTGGTCCCGGCGGCGGCTTCGGCCGTCACCGGCGGACCGGCCGGCCGGGACGCGGCGCGGCGACGGCGGCGCGGCGGCAGCTTGTCACCGGCGTTGCCGTTCTCGTTTTCTTCGTGCTGTTCGAGCATGCGGGCGGTTCTCCCGTCACGCTCCCGGGCGCCGCGTCTGGTTCCGGTCCGGCGGCACGGACGCGCGTGAAGCGCGGTGCCGCCGTCCGGGGCGCGGGCGCCGCACGGGAGCTTCAGTGTCTGGCTCGCCGGTTCCGTACGCCTTCTGCGGACGGCCTGGCGAAAGTCTCCTGGTCAGTGCGCTGCCCGACCCAGGTGGCTCCCGAGTACCAGGGCGGCGCTGCGACGACGCTCCCTACGCGGTACCCGCACCCGGCGCCGTCGCAGAAGCGGTCGCGGCGGCCGTGGGTGGAGCGGCCGTGACTGCCTCGCGGTCGGGCGCGAGCGGGTCGGTCACCGTGCCGGACTCCTCGTCGAAGAGCCCCTGCGCCAGCCTGGTCACCGCTGCGGGGACCGGCGGCGCCAGGTCGGCCACAGCTCGGAGACCGGACAGGACGTCGTCGGGTCGCACGGCAGGTGCTACGTGCCGAACAACCAGCCGCAGTATCGCACAGGCGCTGTCCAGCGGCCTATCACCCTGGGGATCGCCCTGGGCGGGGGCCGCGGTCAGTTCCACGACGGCACCGCGGGTGTCGAAGGTGCGGATTCCGTTCTTGGTCTTGCGCTGTACTTCCACGGTCTCGGCCGCGAGAAACGCCTCGGCGGCCTTGCGGGCCGTGTCGGTGTCGACCCCGTCGAGCCGCAGCTCCCACACGGAGGCGGTGAGCCGGTCGGCGAGGCCGGAGGTCCGGGCCTCGACGGCGTCGACGATGTCGAGGCCGGTCGGCATGGACTCGTCGAGCATGGCCCGCAGGGTCTCCGGGTCGCGGGTCGCGGTGAGCGCGATCTCCAGGTACTCGGCCTCGGAGCCGGTACCCGTCGGTGCGGCGTTCGCGTACGACACCTTCGGGTGCGGGGTGAAGCCGGCCGAGTACGCCATGGGCACCTCGGCACGGCGCAGTGCGCGCTCGAAGGCGCGCTGGAAGTCACGGTGGCTGGTGAACCGGAGGCGGCCGCGCTTGGTGTAGCGCAGTCGGATGCGCTGCACCGCCGGTGCGGGCGGCGGGCCTTCGGGCTGTCGCTTGCCCAGTGGTTCTTCTCCTCGGTGCGGGGCGGGCGCGGCCGTCCGCGCCGCCCTCGAAATGCGGTGGTGCCCTGGGGGTCCCGCCCGGCTCACCCCTGCTTGTGCAGGGAGATCTCGGGTGCGGGCGCCGCGCCGGGGACGTTCGTTGTACTACCCAGAGTACGCGCACCCGCCACCTGCGGTTCCCCGCCCCGGTCCGGCCGGGCCCCGCCGACGAGCGCCCGCCAGGCGTCCCGCCGGGCCTGGCGGACGGTGTCGCGGGCCGACGCGAGCGCGGTGCGCGCGGCGTGGCGGGCCTGGGCGAGCGCGGTGCGGGCCGGGTTCCAGACGGCGTCGCGGATCCAGTGCCCGACGGGGCTGCAGACCTGGCGGTACGCCCAGGCGAGGGGCCGCCGGACCAGGTTGCGGCCCAGCCAGGCGAGGGGACGTACGAGCAGGATGCGCACCGCCCACCCGATCGCCCGCCCCACGGCCCGCGACACGAACCCGGCGGCCCGCCAGCAGACCCCGATGGCGTCGCCGATCTCGCGCCCGAGCGGGGCGAGCACCCGCCGCCACAGCCAGCCGGCGGGCCGGACGATGCCGTACGTGACGAAGGGCACGACCAGATACCGCCAGAGGACGGCGAACGGCCAGGCGACGCCGATCCCGGCCCACCGCGCGGCGACGGCGAGGCCGCGGCCGATCCGGACGAGCCCCCAGGCCAACCCCTGCCAGATCCCGCCGAAGAACCAGGCGAGCCCCCGCCCCAGGCCGGTGAACACCCACGCCAGGCCGTGGCCCGTACGGGTGAGCAGCCAGCCGATGCCCCGGCCGAGCGGCGCGAGCACCGCGCCGTACAGCCAGACCACCGGGACGACGATCACGTACCGCCACAGCATCACCAACGGCCAGGCGATGATCCGGCCGAGGCCGATGAGCAGCCAGGCCAGACCACGGCCGAGGCCGGTGAACACCCAGGCCAGCCCCTGGCCCGTACGAGTGAGCAGCCAGTCGATGCCCCGGCCCAGCGGGGCGAGCACCGCGCCGTACAACCACACCAACGGCACGACGACCACGTACCGCCACAGCATGACGAAGGGCCAGGCGAGGGCCCGGCCGAGCGGGCGGAGGACAGTGCGGTCGAGGAAGCGGGCGGTGGCCTTGAGGGCGTCCCAGGTCATGCGGATCGGGAGGATCAGGAGCAGCACGACGATCCGCACCGGGATGCGGATCAGCGGGTGTGGGGCGGCGGGTGGGGGCGGCGCCGGGTTTTCCGTGCTCATGGCGAGAAGGACGCAGACGGCCCGGCGGAGGGTTCTCCCTCCGCCGGGCCGTCACCCGATCGCAATACCGGGACTACTTCACGACCGTCAGCGGCAGCAGCTTCTTGCCGGTCGGGCCGATCTGGATGTGCGTGTCCATCTGCGGGCAGACGCCGCAGTCGAAGCACGGGGTCCAGCGGCAGTCCTCGACCTCGGTCTCGTCGAGCGCGTCCTGCCAGTCCTCCCAGAGCCAGTCCTTGTCGAGACCGGAGTCCAGGTGGTCCCAGGGCAGGACCTCCTCGTAGGTGCGCTCGCGGGTGGTGTACCAGGCGACGTCCACGCCGAACTCGGGCAGCGTCTTCTCGGCGCACGCCATCCAGCGGTCGTACGAGAAGTGCTCGCGCCAGCCGTCGAAGCGGCCGCCGTCCTCGTACACCGCGCGGATGACCGCGCCGATGCGGCGGTCGCCGCGGGACAGCAGGCCCTCGACGATGCCGGGCTTGCCGTCGTGGTAGCGGAAGCCGATCGAGCGGCCGTACTTCTTGTCGCCG from Streptomyces fradiae includes:
- a CDS encoding TIGR03936 family radical SAM-associated protein; this translates as MQRIRLRYTKRGRLRFTSHRDFQRAFERALRRAEVPMAYSAGFTPHPKVSYANAAPTGTGSEAEYLEIALTATRDPETLRAMLDESMPTGLDIVDAVEARTSGLADRLTASVWELRLDGVDTDTARKAAEAFLAAETVEVQRKTKNGIRTFDTRGAVVELTAAPAQGDPQGDRPLDSACAILRLVVRHVAPAVRPDDVLSGLRAVADLAPPVPAAVTRLAQGLFDEESGTVTDPLAPDREAVTAAPPTAAATASATAPGAGTA
- a CDS encoding CDP-glycerol glycerophosphotransferase family protein codes for the protein MTQTQSPSGSEVPLFSIIVPTYKVQAFLRDCLDSVLEQSFRDYELLVVNDCSPDGCGAIIDDYAKADERVVAMHLEQNVGLGKARNAGMARAKGKYLLFLDSDDTMLPGSLQAIARRIEEAADPDLVIFDYSRTHWDGRVTPNARADVLAKAAKQGVFPLKKQPELLGLLQVAWNKAYRRDFVEQWGFQYPSGYYEDTPWTYPVMIAAETIAVLDRVCVYYRQRRQGSILHSTSRKHFDVFDQYDLVFKFLDENPQFDEYRGALYERMVNHFRVVDVSPGRLPDDARAEFRERWAEAEGRLRPAGVPAAPKGKGQMIPAKHREKARKTVRSLRAKKSVPAKLKKKLRKRVLQAYYRAQRMLPVQQDVAVFAAYWNGSYSCNPAAIHEKMKELAPGMKAVWVLKNDATSRPPKGVPTVHPGSLGFWKAMARGKYFVNNVNFPPSVVKREGQVHLQTHHGTPLKRMGVDLAEYPVGRRGMNLVRLMDRVDRWDYSLTSNSFSTAAWDRAYPSFYEALEYGYPRNDQLVNASAADVAAARKKLGIAEGTQVILYTPTHRDYHDAPKQMLDLEKFAETLGSEFTLLVRAHYFYDQSLLAAGSTGSARLVDVSSHPSVEELYLAADCLLTDYSSVMFDYANLDRPVVIYANDWEVYRTTRGTYFDVTVDSPGLTVQTEEELLEVFTSGRWNGPESDAARAEFRKTFCEFDDGRAAERVVRKVFLGQDEVPPVLPIGERPVPPRPGQQPLAEVARPRDRETV
- the galU gene encoding UTP--glucose-1-phosphate uridylyltransferase GalU, whose amino-acid sequence is MNNTPAPRVRKAVIPAAGLGTRFLPATKATPKEMLPVVDKPAIQYVVEEAVSAGLSDVLMITGRNKRPLEDHFDRNYELEEALVRKGDEERLARVQESSELATMHYVRQGDPRGLGHAVLCAQPHVGDEPFAVLLGDDLIDPRDPLLARMLEVLAEQGGSVVALMEVDPAQIHLYGCAAVEPSADADVVRITGLVEKPDPAEAPSNYAIIGRYVLDPAVFDVLSGTEPGRGGEIQLTDALQKMAADQRLGGPVHGVVFKGRRYDTGDRGDYLRAIVRLACEREDLGPDFRAWLKGFVAETDASAGTV
- the obgE gene encoding GTPase ObgE — encoded protein: MTTFVDRVELHVAAGNGGHGCASVHREKFKPLGGPDGGNGGRGGDVILTVDQSVTTLLEYHHSPHRKATNGKPGEGGNRAGKDGQDLVLTVPDGTVILDKKGNVLADLVGEGTTYVAAQGGRGGLGNAALSSARRKAPGFALLGEPGDLQDIVLELKTVADVALVGYPSAGKSSLISVLSAAKPKIADYPFTTLVPNLGVVTAGSTVYTIADVPGLIPGASQGRGLGLEFLRHVERCSVLVHVLDTATLESDRDPVSDLDAIEEELTQYGGLGDRPRIVVLNKIDVPDGKDLADMIRPDLEERGYRVFEISAVARTGLKELSYAIADIVAKARAAKPKEEATRIVIRPKAVDDAGFTVTYEEHEDLYRVRGEKPERWVRQTDFNNDEAVGYLADRLNRLGVEDELMKAGARAGDGVAIGPEDNAVVFDWEPSMVSGAEMLGRRGEDHRLEAPRPAAQRRRDRDAERDDAQREFDEFNPF
- the rpmA gene encoding 50S ribosomal protein L27, translated to MAHKKGASSTRNGRDSNAQRLGVKRFGGQVVNAGEILVRQRGTHFHPGSGVGRGGDDTLFALQAGSVQFGTFRGRKVVNIVPVA
- the rplU gene encoding 50S ribosomal protein L21: MYAIVRSGGRQHKVAVGDIVEVDKISTAKAGDTVELSTLLVVDGDAVTSDPWVLAGIKVQAEVVDHTKGAKIDILRYKNKTGYRRRQGHRQQYTAIKVTSIPTAAK